A single region of the Montipora capricornis isolate CH-2021 chromosome 13, ASM3666992v2, whole genome shotgun sequence genome encodes:
- the LOC138030952 gene encoding uncharacterized protein has protein sequence MTATAISTAPIPPGWWLRYVDVTNCKITSSDADEFTQHLNSVDPNIQLTTETESNRELAFLGTCTVRQDDGSLRIRVYRKPTHTDQYLNWEPNHPLEHKMSVVRTLFYRTNTVPSHPEDTKAELEHVKAALKDCGYPELN, from the coding sequence ATGACCGCAACAGCTATTTCGACTGCACCCATCCCACCTGGGTGGTGGCTCAGATATGTGGATGTCACCAACTGCAAGATAACATCAAGTGATGCCGACGAATTTACACAGCACCTGAACAGCGTCGATCCAAACATACAGCTCACGACGGAAACAGAGTCTAATCGAGAATTAGCGTTTCTTGGCACGTGTACTGTACGGCAGGATGATGGCTCACTGAGAATCAGAGTGTATAGGAAACCTACCCACACAGACCAATACCTCAACTGGGAGCCAAATCACCCACTGGAGCATAAGATGAGCGTTGTCCGTACCCTGTTTTACAGGACCAACACAGTTCCAAGCCACCCTGAGGACACCAAGGCGGAGCTAGAACATGTAAAGGCAGCCCTCAAAGATTGTGGATACCcagaattaaattaa